The window ATCGGCGTTGTCGAACCACTTGGATTCCGGCGTTGTTTTTGCCGCATCGTCATCCGCCGGTGGCGATTGCAGGTAATGCTCCAGAATCCGCGCAATGTCAGGTTCGCTTAGCTCGCAGTTTTTCTTGCCCATGTTACGGCGCAAGGGCTGGAACCATTGGCTGGCATCGATCAATTGCACTCTGCCTTTACGGTGTTCGGTCTTGCGGTTGGTCAGCACCCAGATGTAGGTGGCGATGCCGGTGTTGTAAAAAATATTCAGCGGCAAGGCGATGATGGCTTCCAACCAGTCGTTTTCGATGGCCCAGCGGCGGATGTTGCTTTCGCCCTGGCCGGCGTCGCCGGTGAATAGCGCCGAACCGTTATGAACCAGGGCAATACGGCTACCCAACGGGGTGTTGTACTTCATCTTCTGCAGCTTGTTGACCAGGAACATCAGCTGGCCGTCACTGGATCGGGTGATGAGTTTATATTCCGGGTCGCCATCGTGAGTGACCATAAAGCGCGGGTCGCTAAAACCGGCTTTGCCGCCCATCCTTTCCAGGTCGGTTTTCCAGCTTTTGCCGTACGGAGGATTGGACAACATAAAATCGAACTCGCGCGCCGGAAACTGGTCGGCCGACAAGGTGGATTTATCGGCGCCGCCGACGATGTTCTCGGCTTCTTCGCCTTCGCCCTTTAGCAGCAAATCGGCTTTGCAGATGGCGTAGGTTTCCGGGTTGATCTCCTGGCCGAATAAATGAATCGAGACTTCCTTGTCGTGACTGGCAGCCAGTTCCAGCAGCGTTTCTTCGGCCACGGTCAGCATGCCGCCGGTACCACAAGCGCCGTCATACAAAGTATAGGTGCCGGACTCGATACGGTCGGCGATCGGCACGAACAACAATTTGGCCATCAGTTTGACCACGTCGCGCGGCGTCCAGTGTTCGCCGGCTTCTTCGTTATTGTCTTCGTTAAAGCGGCGAATCAATTCCTCGAAGGCGGTGCCCATGCCGTGGTTGTCCAGCCCCGGCAGTTTGATGCGGCCATCGCCATCCCGTACCGGTTGCGGCGACAGATTGACGTCGGGATTGAGAAAGTCTTCAATCAGGTAACCCAAGACATTGGCATCGACCAGGGTCTGAATCTGGTCGCGGAATTTGAACTTGGCCAGGATTTCCTGGACGTTGTGCGAAAAGCCGTCGAGATAATCGGTGAAGTTATCGCGCAATCTTTGGCCTTGGCCGCTGGCCGCCAGACGCGACAGGGTAAATTCAGAAGTGTTGTAAAACGCCTGGCCGGCGGCCATGCGTAGCGCG of the Methylomonas sp. MK1 genome contains:
- a CDS encoding type I restriction-modification system subunit M, producing the protein MDQSQLKWIADFIWNIADDRLRDVYVRGKYRDVILPFTVLRRLDAVLESSKDAVLERKKFLDQHSVVDQEGALRMAAGQAFYNTSEFTLSRLAASGQGQRLRDNFTDYLDGFSHNVQEILAKFKFRDQIQTLVDANVLGYLIEDFLNPDVNLSPQPVRDGDGRIKLPGLDNHGMGTAFEELIRRFNEDNNEEAGEHWTPRDVVKLMAKLLFVPIADRIESGTYTLYDGACGTGGMLTVAEETLLELAASHDKEVSIHLFGQEINPETYAICKADLLLKGEGEEAENIVGGADKSTLSADQFPAREFDFMLSNPPYGKSWKTDLERMGGKAGFSDPRFMVTHDGDPEYKLITRSSDGQLMFLVNKLQKMKYNTPLGSRIALVHNGSALFTGDAGQGESNIRRWAIENDWLEAIIALPLNIFYNTGIATYIWVLTNRKTEHRKGRVQLIDASQWFQPLRRNMGKKNCELSEPDIARILEHYLQSPPADDDAAKTTPESKWFDNADFGYWKITVERPLRLKSQLKRSAIETLRFASGDEALRSEIYSRWGEALYDQFAKLRPEIEAWLKGDDSDEEADGDPEGGRYRNVSSQKRKKLLDPATWLRDKALVELARLAQQELGEGLFDDHNQFRTRFDAAMKQLDKKPSASDKKIIYKAVSWRDETSPPVIAKRTKLKANDFFEPGYDGAYLEQDGKDRYMLEYEADSDLRDIEQVPLNEPGGIEAFFAREVLPHAPDAWIAMDATKIGYEISFARYFYRPAPLRTLEQIRADILALEQQTEGLLHKIVGVG